The Mixta hanseatica genome includes a region encoding these proteins:
- the yccA gene encoding FtsH protease modulator YccA, which yields MDRIVSRSGAGTSLLSTHKVLRNTYFLLGLTLAFSAATATASTLLNLPAPGLILMLVGFYGLMFLTYRLANSPAGILAAFAFTGFLGYSLGPILNSFLAAGMGDAIALALGGTALVFFCCSAYVLTTRKDMSFLGGMMMAGFVVLLVAVVANLFLQLPALQLAISALFILFSTGAILWETSNIIHGGETNYIRATISLYVSLYNIFISLLSILGFSRNN from the coding sequence ATGGATCGTATTGTTTCCCGCTCTGGTGCCGGCACATCGTTGCTGAGCACGCATAAAGTTTTGCGCAACACCTATTTCCTGCTGGGGCTGACGCTGGCCTTCTCTGCCGCGACCGCGACCGCCAGTACCTTACTCAACTTGCCGGCGCCGGGCCTGATCCTGATGCTGGTTGGGTTTTACGGCCTGATGTTTTTAACTTACCGCCTGGCCAATAGCCCGGCCGGTATCCTCGCCGCCTTCGCCTTTACCGGTTTCCTCGGCTATAGCCTGGGGCCGATTCTGAACTCTTTCCTGGCGGCAGGCATGGGCGATGCCATTGCGCTGGCACTGGGCGGTACCGCGCTGGTGTTTTTCTGCTGTTCTGCTTATGTACTGACGACGCGCAAGGATATGTCTTTCCTTGGCGGAATGATGATGGCGGGCTTTGTGGTGCTGCTGGTGGCGGTAGTCGCTAACCTGTTCCTGCAGCTGCCAGCTCTACAGCTAGCTATCAGCGCCCTGTTTATTCTGTTTTCTACCGGCGCAATCCTGTGGGAAACCAGCAATATTATTCACGGCGGCGAGACCAACTATATCCGCGCTACCATTAGCCTGTATGTCTCGCTGTACAATATCTTTATCAGCCTGCTGAGCATTTTGGGCTTCTCGCGTAATAACTAA
- the agp gene encoding bifunctional glucose-1-phosphatase/inositol phosphatase gives MIKKLSLCALSVIAALPVGFSAHAADGDLQLQQVLMLSRHNLRAPLADNGSLLAQSTKKAWPQWDVPGGELTIKGGVLEVYMGRYTREWLAQQGLIKNDACPSSNEVFAYANSLQRTVATAQYFVTGAFPGCDVTVTHQDEMGAMDPVFNPVISNDSDEFNKKALAALNAQGEKLSLKPAFQRLEKIVDYKNSPACAGKKQCALSSDNQNKFSAENGKEPNVAGPLKVGNSLVDAFTLQYYQGLPLDQVAWGQIKTPEQWQELAAIKNGYQEALFTSPEIAREVAAPLIDYIRSQLVDQDKASAPKVTLMVGHDSNIASLLAALDAKAYTLPGQYEKTPIGGQVVFERWHDAKADKDLVKIEYVYQTADQLRDAEALSLRNPPKRVTLQLNGCQTDANGFCSWEQFSNALNVALQGTALQPAEAKPAATPAAAAAPVSDTAANKAEADKAAKPAADKPAADKAAEQAKAAEKQAAEQEAAAKAAVEKAQADADKAKAAAAKAKAQAEQAAKDKAASDKAAADAQPKADPQPKAADEKAQQAPAKQTEAAS, from the coding sequence ATGATCAAAAAACTCAGTCTTTGCGCATTGTCGGTTATTGCGGCGTTACCTGTAGGATTTTCCGCCCACGCCGCTGATGGCGATCTGCAACTTCAGCAGGTATTAATGCTTAGCCGTCATAACCTGCGGGCTCCGTTGGCTGATAACGGCAGCCTGCTGGCGCAGTCGACCAAAAAGGCCTGGCCCCAATGGGATGTACCCGGCGGCGAGCTGACCATCAAAGGCGGCGTGCTGGAAGTCTATATGGGACGTTACACGCGGGAATGGCTGGCGCAGCAGGGGCTGATTAAAAATGATGCCTGTCCATCTTCCAACGAGGTTTTCGCTTACGCTAACAGCCTGCAGCGTACCGTAGCGACCGCGCAATATTTTGTGACCGGCGCGTTTCCTGGCTGCGACGTTACCGTTACGCATCAGGATGAAATGGGCGCGATGGATCCTGTCTTCAATCCGGTCATTAGCAATGACAGCGACGAGTTCAACAAGAAAGCGCTGGCGGCCCTGAATGCGCAGGGTGAAAAGCTGAGCCTTAAGCCAGCGTTCCAGCGTCTGGAAAAAATTGTCGATTATAAAAACTCACCGGCCTGCGCCGGTAAAAAGCAGTGCGCGCTGAGCAGCGACAATCAAAATAAATTCAGTGCGGAAAATGGCAAAGAGCCGAACGTAGCCGGCCCGCTGAAAGTGGGTAATTCGCTGGTGGATGCCTTTACCCTGCAATATTACCAGGGATTACCGTTGGATCAGGTCGCCTGGGGACAGATTAAAACGCCAGAGCAGTGGCAGGAGCTGGCGGCGATCAAAAACGGCTATCAGGAGGCGTTATTTACCTCGCCGGAGATCGCCCGTGAAGTCGCGGCTCCGCTGATTGATTACATTCGTAGCCAACTGGTGGATCAGGATAAAGCTTCCGCGCCGAAAGTGACGTTAATGGTAGGCCATGATTCCAATATCGCCTCGCTGCTGGCAGCGCTGGATGCCAAAGCCTATACGCTGCCAGGTCAGTATGAAAAAACGCCGATTGGCGGCCAGGTGGTGTTTGAGCGCTGGCACGATGCGAAAGCGGATAAAGATCTGGTGAAAATTGAGTATGTTTACCAGACCGCCGATCAGCTGCGTGATGCCGAAGCGCTGAGTCTGAGAAACCCGCCCAAACGCGTCACGCTGCAGTTAAACGGCTGCCAGACGGATGCTAACGGTTTCTGTTCCTGGGAGCAGTTTAGCAACGCGTTAAATGTGGCTCTGCAGGGCACCGCGCTGCAGCCTGCCGAGGCGAAACCAGCCGCGACGCCGGCCGCAGCCGCTGCTCCGGTATCCGATACGGCAGCGAATAAAGCGGAAGCGGATAAAGCCGCCAAACCGGCTGCTGACAAACCGGCCGCGGATAAGGCCGCCGAGCAGGCAAAAGCGGCGGAAAAACAGGCCGCCGAGCAGGAAGCGGCAGCAAAAGCGGCGGTAGAAAAAGCCCAGGCTGATGCAGACAAAGCGAAAGCGGCAGCGGCGAAAGCCAAAGCGCAAGCTGAGCAGGCGGCAAAAGATAAAGCCGCAAGCGATAAGGCCGCAGCGGATGCGCAGCCGAAAGCGGACCCGCAGCCAAAAGCAGCGGATGAGAAAGCTCAGCAGGCACCTGCGAAACAGACGGAAGCGGCCAGCTAA
- a CDS encoding NAD-dependent succinate-semialdehyde dehydrogenase: protein MSTYQSVNPATNEVIKTWPEHSDDDVEKALETAAQLYQSAWSKGDIQPRIQVLHKLADLIDSRADELAKIASLEMGKLLKQSRGEVQICAQIARYYAEHAEKFLQPVPYPTELGEAWVEHHPLGVLVAVEPWNFPYYQLMRVLAPNLAAGNPVLAKHAAIVPHCASVFEQLVREAGAPEGAWTNLFISSDKVAELIADDRVQGAALTGSERAGSAVAQQAGKYLKKTTLELGGNDVFVVLDDCDLEEAVRQGVQARLSNAGQVCTAAKRFIVQRSVADRFLEKFTEAFKAVKIGDPLDENSTLGPLSSASARDTLVKQVEEAVAKGATLHYGGEVISGPGCFYQPTILTHITRDNPAYFTEFFGPVAQVYVVENDDEAVQLANDSHYGLGGAVFTGDIARGKRMASRIETGMVFINSASDTAAELPFGGVKRSGYGRELSDLGIKEFVNQKLVVVSGQ, encoded by the coding sequence ATGTCAACTTACCAGTCTGTTAATCCCGCAACCAATGAAGTGATTAAAACCTGGCCTGAGCACAGCGATGACGATGTAGAAAAGGCGCTGGAAACCGCTGCGCAGCTTTATCAGTCCGCCTGGTCAAAGGGAGATATTCAGCCGCGCATTCAGGTACTGCATAAGCTGGCGGACCTGATAGATAGCCGCGCAGATGAGTTGGCAAAAATAGCCAGCCTTGAAATGGGCAAGCTGCTGAAGCAGAGCCGTGGCGAAGTGCAGATTTGCGCGCAGATTGCGCGCTACTATGCGGAACATGCTGAAAAATTTTTACAGCCGGTGCCCTATCCTACCGAGTTAGGCGAGGCGTGGGTTGAACATCATCCTCTTGGCGTGCTGGTCGCCGTCGAGCCGTGGAACTTCCCTTACTATCAGCTGATGCGCGTGCTGGCGCCAAACCTGGCGGCCGGCAATCCGGTACTGGCTAAACATGCGGCGATTGTTCCGCATTGCGCCAGCGTCTTTGAACAGCTGGTGCGCGAAGCGGGCGCGCCCGAAGGCGCATGGACCAACCTGTTTATCTCCAGTGATAAAGTGGCCGAACTGATTGCCGATGACCGCGTACAGGGCGCCGCATTGACCGGGTCTGAGCGCGCCGGAAGCGCAGTGGCGCAGCAGGCCGGGAAGTATCTGAAGAAGACTACCCTTGAACTTGGTGGCAATGATGTATTTGTGGTGCTGGATGATTGCGATTTAGAGGAAGCCGTTCGTCAGGGCGTGCAGGCGCGCCTGAGCAATGCCGGTCAGGTATGTACCGCCGCGAAACGCTTTATCGTTCAGCGCAGCGTCGCCGATCGTTTCCTCGAAAAATTCACCGAGGCCTTTAAAGCGGTCAAAATCGGCGATCCGCTGGATGAAAACAGTACGCTGGGTCCGCTCTCTTCCGCCAGCGCGCGCGATACGCTGGTAAAGCAGGTTGAAGAGGCGGTAGCCAAAGGCGCTACCCTGCACTATGGTGGCGAGGTGATATCTGGCCCCGGCTGTTTCTATCAGCCTACTATCCTGACCCATATCACTCGCGATAATCCGGCTTATTTCACTGAGTTTTTCGGCCCGGTAGCGCAGGTTTATGTGGTTGAAAATGATGACGAAGCGGTACAACTGGCCAATGATTCCCATTATGGCCTCGGCGGCGCGGTGTTTACCGGCGATATTGCTCGCGGTAAGCGCATGGCGTCACGCATCGAAACCGGCATGGTATTTATTAACTCTGCCAGCGATACCGCAGCCGAGCTGCCTTTCGGCGGTGTAAAACGTTCAGGCTATGGACGCGAACTATCGGATCTGGGCATTAAAGAGTTTGTGAACCAGAAACTGGTGGTCGTTTCCGGGCAGTAA
- a CDS encoding YccJ family protein codes for MATQQSKAHHVGEWASLRHTSPEIAEAIFEVANYDEKLAEEIWRQQGNDDVLFRAFDKTDADVLTWDDVVVERKNV; via the coding sequence ATGGCAACGCAACAATCCAAAGCACATCATGTTGGCGAATGGGCAAGCCTGCGCCATACCTCACCTGAGATTGCTGAGGCAATTTTTGAAGTAGCAAATTACGATGAAAAACTGGCGGAAGAGATTTGGCGCCAGCAGGGTAACGATGACGTGCTGTTTCGCGCCTTCGATAAAACCGATGCAGATGTCCTGACCTGGGATGACGTGGTGGTTGAACGTAAAAACGTCTAG
- the wrbA gene encoding NAD(P)H:quinone oxidoreductase: MAKILVLYYSMYGHVETMAKAVAEGASGVSGAELTVKRVPETMDAERFAQVGGKTQQEAPEATPDELPQYDAILFGTPTRFGNMSGQMRTFLDRTGGLWASGALYGKLASVFTSTGTGGGQEQTITSTWTTLAHHGMVLVPIGYGTKEMFDISQVRGGTPYGASTYAGGDGSRQPTAEELNIARFQGKHVAQLAVKLNG, encoded by the coding sequence ATGGCGAAAATTCTGGTGCTGTATTACTCCATGTATGGCCATGTCGAAACCATGGCAAAAGCGGTCGCTGAAGGCGCAAGCGGCGTTAGCGGCGCCGAGTTGACGGTTAAGCGAGTGCCGGAAACCATGGATGCCGAGCGCTTTGCTCAGGTTGGCGGTAAAACCCAACAGGAAGCGCCGGAAGCCACACCAGACGAACTGCCGCAGTACGACGCCATTTTGTTCGGCACCCCTACCCGTTTTGGCAATATGTCTGGTCAGATGCGTACTTTCCTTGATCGTACCGGTGGCCTGTGGGCCTCCGGCGCGCTGTACGGCAAGCTGGCCAGCGTATTTACCTCGACCGGCACCGGCGGCGGGCAGGAACAGACCATTACCTCAACCTGGACTACGCTGGCCCATCACGGCATGGTGCTGGTGCCTATCGGCTACGGCACTAAAGAGATGTTTGATATCAGCCAGGTACGCGGCGGCACGCCTTATGGCGCCTCGACCTATGCCGGCGGCGATGGATCGCGGCAGCCCACGGCAGAAGAACTGAATATCGCTCGCTTCCAGGGTAAACATGTCGCCCAACTGGCGGTAAAACTTAACGGATAG
- a CDS encoding DMT family transporter: MSGRFSRYKWALTLQEGILIFITMIWGGTFMVVHHAMTLSGPFFFVGVRFATAALLLLLFSWRSLGDFTRRELLSGLWIGIAIACGYGLQTWGMQTISGSQSAFITALYVPLVPLLQWAFLGKMPGVMSWCGVVLAFCGLMLVAGPESGGLALSRGEVATLLSTLAIAAEIILISASAGKVDIRRVTIVQLGVASLCSFLLMQPNGESVPAMSPWLWGSALGLGLASALIQVTMNWAQRSVSPTRATVIYAGEPVWAGVFGRIAGERLPGAALLGGALIVLGVLVSEFKLKRRAKTQPALEE, from the coding sequence ATGTCGGGCCGGTTCTCTCGCTACAAATGGGCGCTTACGCTGCAGGAAGGCATTCTGATCTTTATTACCATGATCTGGGGCGGCACCTTTATGGTGGTGCATCATGCCATGACCCTTAGCGGCCCCTTCTTTTTCGTTGGCGTGCGCTTCGCCACCGCAGCGCTTCTGTTGCTGCTGTTTTCCTGGCGTTCGTTGGGCGACTTTACGCGCCGTGAACTGCTTTCAGGCCTGTGGATAGGGATCGCCATCGCCTGCGGCTACGGCTTACAAACCTGGGGCATGCAAACTATCTCCGGCAGCCAGTCGGCCTTTATTACCGCGCTCTATGTGCCGCTGGTGCCGCTATTGCAGTGGGCATTTCTGGGCAAAATGCCCGGCGTGATGTCATGGTGCGGCGTGGTGCTGGCTTTTTGCGGGCTGATGCTGGTGGCCGGCCCGGAGAGCGGCGGTCTGGCGCTTAGCCGGGGCGAGGTCGCCACCTTGCTCAGTACGCTGGCGATTGCGGCGGAAATCATTCTCATCAGCGCCAGTGCGGGGAAGGTCGATATTCGCCGCGTGACCATTGTGCAACTGGGCGTGGCATCGCTGTGCTCTTTTCTACTGATGCAGCCCAACGGTGAAAGCGTGCCCGCCATGTCGCCCTGGCTTTGGGGCAGTGCCCTGGGGCTGGGGCTGGCCAGCGCGCTGATTCAGGTGACGATGAACTGGGCGCAGCGCAGCGTTTCCCCTACGCGCGCGACGGTTATCTATGCCGGCGAGCCGGTGTGGGCAGGCGTGTTTGGGCGTATTGCCGGCGAACGGCTGCCTGGCGCGGCGCTGTTAGGCGGCGCGTTGATTGTTCTGGGCGTATTAGTCAGTGAGTTTAAGCTGAAAAGGCGGGCAAAAACCCAACCCGCCCTGGAAGAGTAA
- the rutG gene encoding pyrimidine utilization transport protein G, with product MAHSWFPQWHKKTATDEDGIIAPDETLPLGQTVILGLQHAVAMFGATVLMPLLMGLDPNLSIMMSGIGTLLFFLVTGGRVPSYLGSSAAFVGVVIAVTGFNGQGLNPHLGIALGGIIACGLLYTLIGAVVIKAGTDWIERLMPPVVTGAVVMAIGLNLAPIAVRSVSASVFDSWMAVLTILCIGTVAVFTRGMVQRLLILVGLIAAWALYALLTNGFALGKPVDFSALASAPWLGFPPLTAPVFSFSAITMIAPVAVILVAENLGHIKAVAGMTGRNLDPYIGRAFVGDGLATLLSGSVGGSGVTTYAENIGVMAVTRVYSTLAFVAAALIALLLGFSPKFGALIHTIPAPVIGGASIVVFGLIAVAGARIWLQNQVDLNKNGNLIMVAVTLVLGAGDFSLKIGAFTLGGIGTATFGAIILHAILRYRRITPLSETGIVRQNR from the coding sequence ATGGCGCATTCCTGGTTTCCTCAATGGCATAAAAAAACGGCGACAGACGAAGATGGCATTATCGCCCCGGATGAGACACTGCCGCTGGGGCAGACGGTAATCCTTGGCCTACAGCATGCGGTGGCGATGTTCGGTGCGACCGTACTTATGCCGCTGCTGATGGGGCTGGATCCCAATCTCTCGATCATGATGTCCGGCATCGGCACCCTGCTGTTCTTTCTGGTGACCGGCGGGCGCGTGCCCAGTTATCTCGGCTCCAGCGCCGCTTTCGTTGGCGTGGTGATCGCCGTCACCGGCTTTAACGGACAAGGGCTTAATCCGCATCTGGGCATCGCGCTGGGCGGTATCATTGCCTGCGGCCTGCTGTATACCTTGATCGGCGCAGTGGTAATCAAGGCGGGCACAGACTGGATAGAGCGACTGATGCCGCCGGTAGTGACCGGCGCGGTGGTGATGGCGATTGGGCTGAACCTGGCGCCCATCGCGGTACGCAGCGTCTCCGCTTCGGTTTTTGACAGCTGGATGGCGGTGCTGACCATCCTCTGTATCGGGACGGTCGCGGTGTTTACCCGGGGGATGGTGCAGCGCCTGCTGATTCTGGTTGGGCTTATCGCCGCCTGGGCGCTGTACGCCTTATTAACCAATGGATTCGCCCTCGGCAAGCCGGTCGATTTCAGCGCGCTCGCCAGCGCGCCGTGGCTGGGTTTCCCGCCGCTCACCGCGCCGGTATTTTCATTCTCCGCCATTACCATGATCGCGCCGGTGGCGGTGATCCTGGTGGCGGAAAATCTTGGACATATTAAAGCGGTCGCCGGCATGACCGGACGCAATCTTGACCCTTATATTGGCCGAGCTTTTGTCGGCGACGGACTGGCGACTCTGCTTTCCGGCAGCGTTGGCGGTAGCGGCGTCACTACCTATGCGGAAAATATCGGCGTGATGGCCGTCACGCGCGTTTACTCTACGCTGGCGTTTGTTGCCGCCGCACTGATCGCCTTGCTGCTTGGCTTTTCACCTAAGTTTGGCGCCCTGATCCATACCATTCCCGCACCGGTTATCGGCGGCGCCTCAATTGTGGTCTTTGGTCTGATCGCCGTCGCGGGCGCGCGCATCTGGCTGCAGAATCAGGTGGATCTAAACAAGAACGGCAATCTGATTATGGTTGCGGTGACGCTGGTGCTGGGCGCGGGCGACTTCTCGCTGAAAATCGGCGCCTTCACCCTTGGCGGCATCGGCACCGCGACCTTCGGGGCAATTATTCTGCACGCTATCCTGCGCTATCGCCGCATTACGCCGCTAAGCGAGACTGGCATCGTGCGGCAGAACCGTTAG
- the rutF gene encoding NADH-dependent FMN reductase RutF: MSHTALSSAFSRVEKQDFRNAMARLGAAVNIITTDGPGGRAGFTASAVCSVTDSPPTLLVCLNRSASVWPAFMQNQVLCVNTLAAEHEALSNLFGGKTPMAERFIAADWATLATGAPILNGAAVSFDCRISQTVSVGTHDILFCEAQALVCNQQGSGLIYFDRGYHPLLRQEAC, encoded by the coding sequence ATGTCTCATACCGCTTTATCCTCCGCCTTCTCACGCGTAGAGAAACAGGACTTTCGTAACGCCATGGCCCGCCTCGGCGCCGCCGTAAATATCATCACCACGGACGGCCCCGGCGGCCGCGCCGGTTTTACCGCCTCGGCCGTCTGCAGCGTCACCGACTCGCCGCCGACGCTGCTGGTTTGTCTGAACCGCTCGGCCTCGGTATGGCCCGCCTTTATGCAGAATCAGGTGCTGTGCGTAAATACCCTGGCGGCGGAGCATGAGGCGCTGTCAAACCTGTTCGGCGGCAAAACGCCGATGGCGGAACGTTTTATCGCTGCCGACTGGGCCACGCTGGCCACTGGCGCGCCGATCCTGAATGGCGCGGCGGTCTCTTTTGACTGTCGCATCAGTCAGACGGTCAGCGTGGGTACGCACGATATCCTGTTTTGTGAGGCGCAGGCGCTGGTTTGTAATCAGCAGGGATCCGGCCTGATCTATTTCGATCGCGGCTATCACCCTTTGTTGCGGCAGGAAGCCTGCTAA
- the rutD gene encoding pyrimidine utilization protein D, with product MHLDITGCDNDNAPVLVLAAGLGGLGSFWLPQLNALRERYRVVSYDQRGTGRNADPLPEGYSLREMAAELAASLQRAGIERFDVIGHALGGLIGLQLALDYSAHVNRLVVVNGWLTLDAHTRRCFRVRQDLLLNVGVEAWVRAQPLFLYPADWLSAQQARVEAEEALQCAHFQGMENLLRRLQALMNADFRATAAAITQPVLALCSRDDLLVPWTCSQQLCEALPHATLQVMNWGGHAMSVTDSQTFNQLLLAWLDATPDVAAPLTEMLPDTLRV from the coding sequence ATGCATCTGGATATTACGGGTTGCGACAACGATAACGCGCCGGTGCTGGTACTTGCGGCGGGCTTAGGCGGCCTGGGCAGCTTTTGGCTGCCGCAGTTAAACGCGCTGCGGGAACGCTATCGGGTAGTGAGTTATGATCAGCGCGGCACCGGTCGTAATGCCGACCCGCTGCCTGAAGGCTACAGCCTGCGCGAGATGGCCGCCGAGCTGGCAGCAAGTTTACAACGGGCAGGCATTGAGCGCTTTGATGTAATAGGCCATGCGCTTGGCGGCCTGATTGGACTGCAGCTGGCGTTAGACTACTCAGCGCATGTCAATCGTCTGGTGGTGGTAAACGGCTGGCTGACGCTTGATGCGCATACGCGTCGTTGCTTTCGCGTCCGTCAGGATTTGTTGCTTAACGTCGGCGTGGAGGCCTGGGTACGCGCGCAGCCGCTGTTTCTTTATCCTGCCGACTGGCTTAGCGCCCAGCAAGCACGCGTTGAGGCAGAGGAAGCGCTACAGTGCGCCCATTTTCAGGGAATGGAAAACCTGCTGCGGCGTCTGCAGGCATTGATGAACGCTGACTTTCGCGCCACGGCTGCCGCTATCACCCAGCCGGTGCTGGCGCTCTGCAGCCGCGACGATCTATTGGTGCCCTGGACCTGCTCGCAGCAATTGTGTGAGGCGCTGCCCCACGCCACGCTTCAGGTAATGAACTGGGGCGGGCATGCCATGAGCGTCACCGACAGCCAGACTTTTAACCAGCTGCTGCTGGCATGGCTTGACGCGACGCCTGACGTTGCTGCTCCCCTGACAGAGATGCTACCGGACACGCTGCGTGTCTGA
- the rutC gene encoding pyrimidine utilization protein C, giving the protein MPKQVIIPPGSGTPIAPFVPGTLADGVVYVSGTLPFDRQNNVVHVGDPAAQTRHVLETIKGVIETAGGTLEDVTFNAIFLTDWAHYAAINQAYAEYFPGDKPARFCIQCGLVKPEALVEIATTAHIAK; this is encoded by the coding sequence ATGCCTAAACAAGTGATTATTCCGCCCGGCAGCGGCACCCCTATCGCCCCTTTCGTTCCCGGTACGCTGGCGGACGGCGTGGTCTATGTCTCTGGTACGCTGCCCTTCGATCGGCAGAACAATGTGGTTCACGTCGGCGATCCCGCCGCGCAGACGCGTCACGTGCTGGAAACCATTAAAGGGGTGATCGAAACAGCGGGCGGCACCCTTGAGGATGTGACCTTCAATGCGATTTTCCTGACCGACTGGGCCCACTACGCCGCCATAAACCAGGCATACGCTGAATATTTTCCGGGCGATAAACCGGCTCGCTTCTGTATTCAGTGCGGGCTGGTGAAGCCAGAAGCGTTGGTAGAAATCGCCACTACTGCGCATATCGCTAAGTGA
- the rutB gene encoding pyrimidine utilization protein B, producing MNAVTCTSASQQATVTLPARPEPIVFPPAQTALIVVDMQNAYASPGGYLDLAGFDVSATRPVIENIAIAVQAARAAGIQIIWFQNGWDDRYVEAGDAGSPNYHKSNALKTMRKQPQLQGKLLAKGGWDYALVEGLQPQPDDIVLPKPRYSGFYHTPLDGMLRSRGIRHLVFTGIATNVCVESTLRDGFFLEYFGIVLEDATLQAGPPFAQQAAIFNIETFFGWVSDVTTFCATLAEQPLKRQA from the coding sequence ATGAACGCAGTTACTTGCACCAGCGCCAGCCAGCAGGCGACCGTAACGCTGCCCGCCCGTCCGGAACCTATTGTTTTCCCGCCGGCGCAAACGGCATTGATTGTAGTAGATATGCAGAATGCCTACGCCAGCCCCGGCGGCTATCTGGATTTGGCGGGCTTTGACGTTTCCGCCACTCGGCCGGTGATTGAGAATATCGCCATTGCTGTGCAGGCCGCGCGCGCCGCCGGCATACAGATTATCTGGTTTCAGAACGGCTGGGACGATCGCTACGTGGAGGCCGGGGACGCCGGCTCGCCGAATTATCACAAATCCAACGCGTTAAAAACCATGCGCAAACAGCCGCAGCTACAGGGCAAACTGCTGGCTAAAGGCGGCTGGGATTATGCGCTGGTAGAGGGTCTGCAGCCGCAGCCGGACGACATCGTCCTGCCCAAGCCGCGTTATAGCGGCTTTTACCATACGCCGCTTGACGGCATGCTGCGCAGTCGCGGCATCCGCCATCTGGTCTTTACCGGCATCGCCACTAACGTGTGCGTAGAATCGACGTTGCGCGACGGCTTTTTCCTGGAATATTTCGGCATCGTGCTGGAGGACGCCACCCTGCAGGCGGGCCCGCCCTTTGCCCAGCAGGCAGCCATTTTTAATATCGAAACCTTTTTTGGCTGGGTTTCCGATGTCACTACCTTTTGCGCCACGCTGGCGGAACAACCGTTGAAGCGCCAGGCCTGA
- the rutA gene encoding pyrimidine utilization protein A has product MKIGVFIPVGNNGWLISSNAPQYMPTFALNKAIVQKAEQYHFDFALSMIKLRGFGGKTEFWDHNLESFTLMAALAAVTTRIEIYATAATLTLPPAIVARMAATIDSVAEGRFGVNLVTGWQKPEYEQMGLWPGDDYFSRRYDYLTEYVTVLRDLWGSGKSDLKGEFFTMNDCRLSPRPQKAMKVICAGQSDAGMAFSAQHADYNFCFGKGVNTPAAFAPTAARMKAAADAAGRDVGSFVLFMIIADETDEAARAKWEHYKAGADEEALAWLTTQSQQDKRSGSDTNVRQMADPTSAVNINMGTLVGSYASVAHMLDEVAAVEGTQGVLLTFDDFLQGIEAFGERIQPLLACRTHVIAAAQEVA; this is encoded by the coding sequence ATGAAAATTGGCGTTTTTATCCCGGTTGGTAATAACGGCTGGCTGATCTCCAGCAACGCGCCGCAGTACATGCCGACCTTTGCGCTGAACAAGGCGATCGTACAGAAAGCGGAGCAGTATCATTTCGATTTTGCGTTATCGATGATCAAGCTGCGCGGCTTTGGCGGTAAAACCGAGTTCTGGGATCACAATCTGGAGTCTTTTACGCTAATGGCGGCACTGGCAGCGGTCACCACCCGCATCGAAATTTATGCCACCGCCGCCACTCTTACCCTGCCGCCGGCGATTGTGGCGCGCATGGCCGCAACGATCGACTCGGTAGCCGAGGGGCGCTTTGGCGTTAACCTGGTAACCGGCTGGCAGAAGCCGGAGTATGAACAGATGGGCCTGTGGCCGGGCGACGACTATTTCTCGCGTCGCTACGACTATCTGACCGAATACGTTACGGTGCTGCGTGATCTATGGGGCAGCGGCAAATCCGACCTGAAAGGCGAATTTTTTACCATGAACGATTGCCGTCTTAGCCCACGGCCGCAGAAAGCGATGAAAGTGATTTGCGCCGGGCAAAGCGACGCCGGGATGGCCTTTTCCGCGCAGCATGCCGACTACAACTTTTGCTTTGGTAAAGGCGTGAATACCCCGGCTGCTTTTGCGCCGACGGCGGCGCGCATGAAAGCCGCGGCCGATGCCGCCGGACGTGACGTCGGTTCGTTTGTGCTGTTTATGATTATCGCTGATGAAACGGACGAGGCGGCGCGTGCGAAGTGGGAACATTATAAGGCGGGCGCGGATGAGGAGGCGCTGGCCTGGCTGACCACCCAGAGTCAGCAGGATAAACGCTCCGGCAGCGATACCAACGTACGCCAAATGGCCGACCCTACCTCTGCGGTGAATATCAATATGGGTACGCTGGTCGGCTCCTACGCCAGCGTGGCGCATATGCTGGACGAGGTGGCCGCCGTGGAGGGAACTCAGGGCGTGCTATTGACCTTTGATGATTTTTTACAGGGCATTGAAGCCTTTGGCGAGCGCATTCAGCCGCTGTTAGCCTGCCGTACACACGTTATCGCCGCCGCGCAGGAGGTAGCATGA